Proteins co-encoded in one Sporosarcina sp. FSL K6-1522 genomic window:
- a CDS encoding ATP-grasp domain-containing protein: MKGYVYYSEQEALRNRLFIDDLIKEATQAAIDLKLLIGQERPNRNADFILFRDRNPELAIAFEQEGFRLFNRAEVNHIANDKLKAFQLATLLGVPAVPSKSIREVHGIDTYPCILKTVDGHGGQEVVLCSSEAQASAFFKQFHNKHIIVQPYIESGACDVRVFMIGEEVVGAVKRTGKDSFKSNYTLGGSIEKYPLASRQLQDVQTIARALKSDYIGIDFILLPDGEWLFNEIEDPVGARSLYTTHDFSVARKLIRYVKERLS, translated from the coding sequence ATGAAGGGCTATGTCTATTATTCGGAGCAGGAAGCGTTGAGAAATCGTCTATTCATTGATGATTTAATAAAAGAAGCTACGCAGGCTGCAATTGATTTGAAATTGCTTATCGGGCAAGAACGACCAAATAGGAATGCGGATTTTATCCTTTTTCGTGATCGCAATCCTGAACTTGCTATAGCATTTGAGCAGGAAGGCTTTCGTTTATTCAACCGAGCTGAAGTCAATCATATTGCCAACGACAAGCTCAAGGCCTTCCAACTCGCTACTTTACTCGGCGTTCCTGCTGTTCCTTCGAAAAGCATTCGAGAAGTACATGGGATTGATACCTATCCATGCATCTTGAAAACAGTAGATGGCCACGGTGGACAAGAAGTCGTTCTCTGTAGCTCAGAAGCCCAAGCGTCCGCATTTTTCAAGCAGTTTCATAATAAGCACATCATCGTCCAGCCGTATATCGAATCTGGCGCATGCGATGTTCGTGTCTTTATGATTGGCGAAGAAGTCGTCGGTGCGGTCAAGCGCACTGGCAAAGACTCCTTCAAATCGAACTATACACTCGGCGGCTCCATCGAAAAATATCCACTTGCTAGCCGGCAACTACAAGATGTCCAAACCATCGCCCGCGCTTTGAAAAGCGACTATATCGGCATCGACTTTATCCTACTACCTGATGGTGAATGGCTATTCAACGAAATCGAAGACCCCGTCGGCGCACGGTCTTTATATACAACCCATGATTTTTCTGTGGCAAGGAAATTGATAAGGTATGTTAAAGAAAGACTTTCTTGA
- a CDS encoding RimK family alpha-L-glutamate ligase, which yields MLTCWVIYNGSLTSDKFKDQAALLQEAAERAGVQAALKKNYEVLMTINQALTQRPDFVVFLDKDILLAQFLKNAGIAVFNDPAVIETCDNKAKQYLQLAHHDIPMPETIIAPKVYPAFTIQDSGYYKQVLERLGLPMIIKEGHGSFGMKVYLIETEQQFYDKTEALRGVDYVFQQFIASSHGRDIRVNIVGGEIVAAMYRHSETDFRANITNGGVATEVVLTEAQQALAIRAAQAVGAEFAGVDLLFGPNDEPLVCEVNAAAHIRNIYNVTGINVADAMIAYILKVLK from the coding sequence ATGTTAACTTGCTGGGTAATTTATAATGGAAGTCTTACGAGCGATAAATTTAAAGATCAAGCTGCATTATTACAAGAAGCCGCCGAACGGGCAGGCGTCCAAGCAGCACTCAAAAAAAATTACGAAGTGTTGATGACGATCAATCAAGCACTAACGCAACGTCCCGATTTTGTCGTTTTTCTTGATAAAGATATTTTGCTAGCACAGTTTCTAAAAAATGCCGGTATCGCGGTGTTTAACGATCCCGCAGTGATTGAAACATGCGATAACAAGGCAAAACAGTATTTACAATTAGCACATCATGACATCCCAATGCCAGAAACAATTATTGCACCAAAGGTCTATCCTGCATTTACCATTCAGGATTCGGGATACTATAAACAAGTCCTAGAACGTCTAGGACTGCCAATGATTATTAAAGAAGGCCATGGCTCGTTTGGCATGAAAGTCTATTTGATTGAAACGGAGCAACAATTTTATGATAAGACCGAAGCATTGCGCGGCGTCGATTATGTGTTCCAACAATTTATCGCCTCCAGTCACGGGCGCGATATTCGTGTGAATATTGTAGGTGGTGAAATCGTAGCCGCAATGTACCGCCATTCCGAAACCGATTTCCGCGCGAACATCACAAATGGCGGAGTCGCAACAGAAGTTGTCCTAACGGAAGCCCAACAAGCCTTAGCAATACGTGCCGCTCAAGCAGTCGGTGCTGAATTTGCAGGTGTCGATTTACTATTTGGTCCAAATGACGAACCGCTTGTCTGCGAAGTGAATGCAGCGGCGCATATCCGCAATATTTACAACGTAACAGGCATCAACGTTGCAGATGCGATGATTGCGTATATTTTGAAGGTATTGAAATGA
- a CDS encoding folylpolyglutamate synthase/dihydrofolate synthase family protein has translation MIPKMDEYKKRWGIDSDASVKPGLEAVQQALIKVGNPEKNLRILHVAGTNGKGSTIAFMEGILRQHGFSTGVFSSPALVDIHDQIRLNGQPIEQKDLDASFALMKKAGLSGLLTDFELLTVAALLAFRQFAPDYVLLETGMGGALDSTNIVTPLVSVITSIAVEHVTFLGNTVEAVTEHKAGIIKSNRPVVIGPLGKEAVDVVRRVAREKNSLLFMYGQDFVMDCNAGEVFKGSQTYRLAERHMKGPHQGANAAVAIEALLVAGAELVEEQVAAAIATVQLRHRFEEIIPGVFRDGAHNPAAAAMLVQTIQSEFPGEKVDFVIGMLKGKDIEKTLDVLAPVAASFTFLTFAHPQAESAERLMLYCKCNIKTVTNVESDTIILDRVDGRRIIVTGSLYMIAGLKVCLRAS, from the coding sequence TTGATTCCAAAAATGGACGAATATAAAAAACGCTGGGGAATTGATAGTGACGCCTCGGTTAAACCAGGGCTGGAAGCTGTACAACAGGCGCTCATAAAAGTAGGAAATCCGGAAAAGAACCTGCGAATTTTGCACGTGGCGGGAACAAATGGCAAAGGGTCAACGATTGCATTTATGGAGGGAATCCTGCGACAACACGGTTTTTCTACAGGTGTTTTCTCTTCGCCAGCCTTAGTCGATATTCACGATCAAATTCGCCTTAATGGGCAGCCAATTGAGCAAAAGGATTTAGATGCTTCGTTTGCATTGATGAAAAAGGCGGGGCTAAGTGGCTTGCTGACAGACTTCGAGTTATTGACAGTCGCGGCATTGCTAGCATTCAGGCAGTTTGCACCTGATTATGTGCTGCTAGAAACGGGAATGGGCGGGGCATTAGATAGCACGAATATTGTCACGCCGCTAGTATCGGTTATTACATCCATTGCCGTAGAGCATGTTACCTTTCTCGGTAACACAGTGGAGGCAGTTACTGAACATAAAGCTGGAATTATAAAGAGTAATAGACCTGTTGTCATTGGACCTCTTGGGAAAGAAGCCGTAGATGTCGTGCGTCGTGTTGCACGGGAGAAAAATAGTCTATTGTTTATGTATGGACAAGATTTTGTCATGGATTGTAACGCTGGGGAAGTGTTTAAAGGAAGCCAAACGTATCGTTTGGCGGAGCGGCATATGAAAGGGCCGCATCAAGGTGCCAATGCAGCAGTGGCAATTGAAGCATTGTTAGTGGCGGGGGCTGAACTTGTAGAGGAACAGGTAGCAGCTGCCATTGCAACTGTTCAGCTAAGGCATCGCTTTGAAGAAATTATACCTGGAGTTTTTAGGGATGGTGCGCATAATCCGGCTGCCGCTGCGATGTTGGTACAAACCATTCAGTCAGAATTTCCGGGAGAGAAAGTAGATTTTGTGATTGGCATGTTGAAGGGAAAGGACATTGAAAAAACGCTTGACGTACTAGCACCTGTCGCAGCTTCCTTCACCTTTTTAACATTTGCACATCCGCAGGCTGAATCTGCTGAGCGTTTAATGTTATATTGTAAATGTAACATTAAAACAGTGACAAACGTTGAGAGTGATACTATAATACTGGATAGGGTGGATGGTAGAAGGATAATAGTAACGGGTTCTCTTTATATGATAGCAGGCCTAAAGGTTTGTCTTCGAGCTTCGTGA